The Daucus carota subsp. sativus chromosome 7, DH1 v3.0, whole genome shotgun sequence genome window below encodes:
- the LOC108194688 gene encoding uncharacterized protein LOC108194688, translated as MFSSVIDVLDVIVEDGANSEQKGQACALLALIQSFEFAFDLHLMKRLLALTNDLSQALQRKDQDIINVIGLVKISKQRLQEMRDSGWESLLIEVSSFCEKNNINVPKMDDKFVDKGRSRRNSQNVTNLYHYQVESFFTIVDMQLQELNNRFTETNSELLLCIACLNPKDSFAAFDKQKLIRLAQFYPYEFSRVQIAILKNQLETYIFDMRSDNRFSKVQGIGDLSKTLVETRKNVLYPLVFLLVKLALILPVATASVERVFSAMNLVKTRLSNRLGDTFLNDGLVTYIEREIFDSIDNVKIIQGYQNMKSRREQL; from the coding sequence ATGTTTTCTTCCGTTATTGATGTGCTTGATGTGATTGTCGAAGATGGTGCGAATTCGGAACAAAAAGGCCAAGCTTGTGCCTTACTTGCTCTAATACAATCATTTGAGTTTGCCTTTGACTTACATTTGATGAAAAGGTTATTGGCACTAACAAATGATTTGTCACAagcattgcaaagaaaagatcaAGATATCATCAATGTAATAGGCTTGGTCAAGATTTCTAAGCAACGACTCCAAGAAATGAGAGATTCCGGGTGGGAATCTTTGCTTATTGAAGTGTCTTCTTTTTGtgagaaaaataatatcaatgTCCCAAAGATGGATGACAAGTTTGTGGATAAAGGAAGATCACGAAGGAATTCTCAAAATGTTACGAACTTGTATCATTATCAAGTGGAGTCTTTTTTTACTATTGTTGACATGCAACTTCAAGAACTAAACAACCGTTTCACGGAGACAAATTCAGAGTTACTTCTTTGCATTGCTTGCTTAAATCCTAAGGATTCTTTTGCGGCATTTGATAAACAAAAGTTGATTCGACTTGCTCAATTTTATCCTTATGAATTTTCAAGGGTTCAAATTGCTATACTTAAAAATCAATTGGaaacttatatttttgatatgagATCCGACAATCGATTCTCAAAAGTTCAAGGCATCGGTGATCTTTCCAAGACTTTAGttgaaacaaggaagaatgTTTTGTATCCTCTAGTTTTTTTGTTAGTGAAATTAGCTCTAATTTTGCCGGTTGCAACGGCATCGGTAGAAAGAGTATTTTCGGCTATGAATTTGGTGAAGACTAGACTAAGTAATCGTTTAGGAGATACTTTCTTAAATGATGGTTTAGTTACGTATATTGAGAGGGAAATATTTGATAGCATTGATAATGTGAAAATCATTCAAGGCTATCAAAATATGAAGTCTCGTAGGGAACAACTATGA